From Candidatus Vondammii sp. HM_W22, one genomic window encodes:
- a CDS encoding zinc ribbon-containing protein → MKETNSVDRLVNAYERMLEHVDSMLDKAEKNTLPNIKKSIDAAREKAVELNELTREEAEKVAAYLERDMKDAAHFLSETGDEFRAWFKFDVQLVEARVLEMLANVADRTRLELDRLAERAREGVLYHTGEITGPGTLVCTQCGKELHFHKTGHIPPCPKCHATEYRRR, encoded by the coding sequence ATGAAAGAAACCAATTCTGTTGATCGGCTGGTCAACGCCTACGAGAGGATGTTGGAGCATGTGGATTCGATGCTCGACAAGGCAGAGAAGAATACGCTCCCGAACATAAAGAAGAGTATTGATGCTGCCCGGGAAAAGGCGGTGGAGTTAAATGAGTTGACCCGGGAAGAGGCGGAAAAGGTGGCTGCCTATCTGGAGCGGGACATGAAGGATGCCGCCCACTTTTTGTCCGAGACCGGTGACGAGTTCCGGGCGTGGTTCAAGTTCGATGTCCAGCTGGTAGAGGCACGAGTGTTGGAGATGCTGGCCAATGTTGCAGACCGAACCCGGCTGGAGCTGGATCGGCTTGCCGAGAGGGCCCGTGAAGGCGTACTTTATCATACCGGTGAGATTACCGGCCCCGGGACTCTGGTCTGCACTCAGTGTGGCAAGGAGCTTCACTTCCACAAAACCGGGCATATCCCTCCCTGCCCAAAGTGCCATGCCACCGAGTATCGTCGGAGATGA
- the leuS gene encoding leucine--tRNA ligase: protein MKKIYNPAEIEPETQKHWDTSNSFKATEDPGREKYYCLSMFPYPSGKLHMGHVRNYTIGDVVARHQRMLGKNVLQPMGWDAFGLPAEGAAIKNKMAPADWTYSNIDYMKGQLKSLGFGYDWDRELATCKPDYYKWEQWLFIALYKKGLVYRKNSVVNWDPVDQTVLANEQVIDGRGWRSDALVERKEIPQWFIRITAYADELLEELDHMDAWPEQVRTMQRNWIGRSEGVQMDFGIEGSAEKLTIYTTRPDTLMGVTYMAVAAEHPLALKAAETNPELKAFINECSQGGTSEADIETMGKKGLRLGINAIHPITGDAVPVFAANFVLMGYGTGAVMAVPGHDQRDWEFATKYNVAIKQVITPADGSEGSIAKAAYTEKGKLINSGQFDGLTSEAAFDAIASYLEGAEKGRKTVNFRLRDWGVSRQRYWGAPIPMVHCDTCGIVPVPDADLPVVLPEDIAFDATGSSPIKKMPEWYQTRCPECGSQAERETDTFDTFMESSWYYARYTCPDASGKMLDERANYWLPVDHYIGGIEHAILHLLYARFYHKLMRDVGLIESSEPFARLLTQGMVIAETFYRNEADGSKSWFNPEEVDIQHDEKGRSIKASLQADGQPVMIGGIEKMSKSKNNGVDPQSMVDRFGADTVRLYTMFTSPPEQSLEWSDEGVEGANRFIRRLWNLAWNRQNEIRQGSGRINDLNDAQKEAHRGIHSSLEQANFDYDRQQFNTVVSACMKMVNILCKLGNSTTDRAILHEGFGIVLSLLGPIAPHVTHLLWHELGYGDDILHSDWPLTDKSALKQESIQYVVQVNGKIRSKIQVAADADKQAVEQTALADEHVQKFIDGNPVRKIIVVPNKLVNIVAK, encoded by the coding sequence ATGAAAAAGATATACAACCCAGCAGAAATCGAGCCGGAGACCCAGAAGCACTGGGACACCAGCAACAGCTTCAAAGCCACGGAAGATCCAGGCAGAGAAAAGTACTACTGCCTCTCCATGTTCCCTTACCCCAGCGGCAAACTGCATATGGGGCATGTACGCAATTACACCATTGGTGACGTTGTGGCGCGCCACCAGCGTATGCTGGGGAAAAATGTACTGCAGCCTATGGGTTGGGATGCCTTTGGCCTGCCGGCAGAGGGCGCCGCAATCAAAAATAAAATGGCCCCTGCCGACTGGACATACTCCAACATCGACTACATGAAAGGCCAGCTGAAAAGCCTGGGGTTCGGTTACGACTGGGACCGGGAGCTGGCCACCTGCAAACCTGACTATTATAAGTGGGAGCAGTGGTTGTTTATCGCGCTCTACAAAAAAGGGCTGGTCTACCGTAAAAATTCAGTCGTCAACTGGGACCCGGTAGACCAGACCGTGCTGGCCAACGAGCAGGTAATCGATGGCAGAGGCTGGCGCTCCGACGCGCTGGTCGAGCGCAAAGAAATCCCCCAATGGTTCATCAGAATAACCGCCTACGCCGACGAGCTGCTGGAAGAGCTGGATCATATGGACGCATGGCCCGAGCAGGTGCGCACCATGCAGCGCAACTGGATCGGCCGCTCCGAAGGCGTACAGATGGACTTCGGGATTGAAGGTTCAGCAGAAAAACTCACCATCTACACCACCCGCCCGGACACCCTGATGGGCGTCACCTACATGGCGGTGGCGGCAGAGCACCCGCTCGCACTAAAAGCGGCTGAGACCAACCCTGAACTCAAGGCATTCATTAACGAATGCAGTCAGGGCGGCACCTCAGAGGCCGACATAGAGACCATGGGGAAGAAGGGACTGCGCCTGGGCATCAATGCCATTCATCCCATTACCGGAGATGCGGTACCGGTATTCGCCGCCAACTTTGTACTCATGGGCTATGGCACCGGCGCCGTCATGGCAGTACCCGGTCATGACCAGCGCGACTGGGAATTCGCGACAAAATATAACGTAGCCATTAAACAGGTGATAACGCCGGCAGACGGCAGCGAGGGCAGTATCGCCAAGGCCGCCTATACCGAGAAAGGGAAATTGATCAACTCCGGCCAGTTCGATGGTTTGACATCCGAGGCCGCTTTTGACGCCATTGCCAGCTATCTGGAAGGGGCTGAAAAAGGACGTAAAACGGTCAATTTCCGCCTGCGTGACTGGGGGGTGTCACGGCAACGCTACTGGGGCGCACCAATTCCGATGGTCCACTGCGACACATGCGGCATAGTACCGGTTCCCGATGCAGACCTGCCAGTGGTTCTGCCGGAAGATATCGCATTTGATGCCACTGGCAGCTCCCCGATTAAAAAGATGCCCGAGTGGTATCAAACCCGCTGTCCGGAGTGTGGCAGCCAGGCAGAAAGAGAGACCGATACCTTTGACACCTTCATGGAGTCATCCTGGTACTACGCCCGGTACACCTGTCCAGATGCCTCCGGCAAAATGCTGGATGAGCGGGCCAACTACTGGCTGCCGGTAGACCACTACATTGGTGGCATCGAGCACGCCATTTTGCACCTGCTGTATGCCCGCTTCTACCATAAGCTGATGCGGGATGTCGGGCTGATTGAATCAAGCGAACCCTTTGCCCGGCTACTGACCCAGGGCATGGTGATTGCCGAAACCTTTTACCGCAATGAAGCTGACGGCAGCAAAAGCTGGTTCAACCCGGAAGAGGTGGATATTCAGCACGATGAAAAAGGCCGCTCCATCAAAGCAAGTTTGCAGGCAGATGGCCAGCCAGTGATGATAGGCGGCATCGAGAAGATGTCAAAATCAAAAAACAACGGCGTCGACCCCCAATCCATGGTGGACCGTTTCGGTGCCGATACCGTGCGGCTCTACACCATGTTCACTTCACCTCCGGAACAATCTCTGGAGTGGTCGGATGAGGGTGTTGAAGGGGCCAACCGGTTTATCCGGCGGCTCTGGAATCTGGCCTGGAACAGACAGAATGAGATTCGTCAGGGCTCCGGCCGGATCAACGACCTGAATGATGCACAAAAGGAGGCACACAGAGGGATTCACTCCTCCCTTGAGCAGGCAAATTTCGATTATGATCGGCAGCAGTTCAATACCGTAGTCTCCGCCTGCATGAAGATGGTCAATATCCTCTGCAAGCTGGGCAACAGCACCACAGACAGAGCTATTCTGCACGAAGGATTTGGCATTGTTCTCTCCCTGCTGGGACCTATCGCCCCCCATGTCACCCACCTCCTGTGGCACGAGCTGGGTTACGGAGATGATATATTGCACTCTGACTGGCCACTGACCGATAAGAGCGCCCTCAAACAGGAGAGCATTCAATACGTGGTACAGGTAAATGGAAAGATCCGGTCAAAAATTCAGGTTGCGGCAGATGCCGACAAACAGGCCGTTGAACAGACCGCCCTGGCAGATGAACATGTGCAGAAATTCATTGATGGCAATCCTGTCCGGAAAATCATTGTGGTTCCGAACAAACTGGTCAACATCGTCGCAAAATAG
- a CDS encoding LPS-assembly lipoprotein LptE has protein sequence MSGKSYLPIGTVIFATLFLLQGCGFHLRGAADLPASISPVQIQGLGEYDALRLELTQLLEGNSIDVVDKRAQASSQLRVSSSSSRRVLSVDGGGKVAEYELHESAKFTLVSAEGHKLVSEQSIDLIQTYLNTEDEILGKQQEESLLRKDMQRDLASRLLRRLQSQL, from the coding sequence ATGTCAGGAAAGAGCTATTTACCCATAGGCACAGTAATCTTCGCCACCCTGTTCCTGTTGCAGGGTTGCGGCTTCCATTTGAGAGGTGCCGCTGACCTCCCCGCCTCAATCAGCCCAGTCCAGATCCAGGGGCTTGGCGAATACGATGCATTGCGGTTGGAGCTGACCCAGCTACTCGAAGGCAATAGTATTGATGTTGTCGATAAGCGAGCACAGGCAAGCAGCCAACTGCGTGTTAGCAGCAGCAGCAGCCGGAGAGTGCTGTCAGTGGATGGCGGCGGGAAGGTAGCAGAATATGAGCTCCATGAAAGCGCCAAGTTCACCCTTGTATCAGCAGAGGGACATAAACTGGTCTCTGAGCAATCCATCGATTTAATCCAAACCTACCTGAACACCGAAGATGAGATTCTGGGCAAACAACAGGAGGAGAGTCTGCTGCGCAAAGACATGCAGCGTGACCTAGCCAGCCGCCTCCTCCGCAGACTACAGTCCCAGCTCTGA
- the holA gene encoding DNA polymerase III subunit delta: protein MRVRLHELEAQLQRGLAPIYLLSGNEPLQMSEAADSIRAQARQQGYTSREILEADARFDWNRLTAEANSLSLFAEQRIIDLRIFTGKPGRDGVKILVEYAERPPPDTLLLIMLPKLERSQSNSKWVKSLEKAGVLIQIWPVEGNRLIPWLEQRMRKVGLTPAADVIPMLAERIEGNLLAATQEIDKLLLLHGPGVITPEQLSDAAADSARYDVFRLVDSALQGKVARCERIINRLQAEGTAVTIILWALTREIRLLCSLASEVEKGRSPQQAIAGRREIWDKRKPLVKKGLQRLNTSGWRSLLLLCGEADRAIKGQDRRDPWLLLQDIATRMAGITATPLTFSF from the coding sequence ATGCGGGTTCGTCTTCATGAGCTCGAAGCACAGCTGCAGCGAGGGCTTGCCCCAATCTACCTTCTGAGCGGTAATGAACCACTGCAGATGAGCGAGGCGGCAGACAGCATCCGCGCACAAGCCCGGCAACAGGGATATACCAGCCGTGAAATCCTTGAAGCCGATGCCCGCTTCGACTGGAATCGTTTGACTGCTGAAGCCAACAGCCTCTCGCTGTTTGCAGAACAGCGCATTATCGACCTGCGTATCTTCACCGGAAAACCGGGAAGAGATGGCGTCAAAATCCTGGTGGAGTATGCCGAGCGCCCACCCCCGGATACCCTGCTCCTGATCATGTTGCCAAAACTGGAAAGAAGCCAAAGCAATAGCAAATGGGTTAAAAGCCTGGAGAAGGCAGGCGTTTTGATACAGATCTGGCCGGTGGAAGGAAACCGCCTGATACCTTGGCTGGAACAGCGTATGCGAAAGGTCGGACTGACCCCGGCAGCCGACGTCATACCCATGCTGGCGGAGCGGATCGAAGGAAACCTCCTGGCGGCAACCCAGGAGATCGATAAACTGCTGCTACTGCACGGCCCTGGCGTGATCACCCCGGAACAACTGTCTGATGCAGCAGCGGACAGTGCCCGTTATGATGTCTTTCGGCTGGTTGACAGCGCACTGCAAGGCAAGGTGGCGCGTTGCGAGCGTATCATCAATCGATTACAGGCCGAGGGGACTGCCGTAACCATCATCCTTTGGGCTCTGACCCGTGAAATCCGACTGCTCTGCAGCCTGGCCTCTGAAGTTGAAAAAGGCCGTTCGCCACAGCAAGCCATTGCCGGACGACGTGAGATTTGGGACAAACGCAAACCTCTGGTCAAAAAAGGGCTGCAACGACTGAACACATCCGGCTGGCGCAGCTTGCTTTTGCTCTGCGGAGAAGCCGACCGTGCCATCAAGGGGCAAGACAGACGAGACCCCTGGTTATTGCTCCAGGATATTGCCACCCGAATGGCCGGAATTACCGCTACCCCTTTAACCTTTAGCTTTTAA
- a CDS encoding glutamate-5-semialdehyde dehydrogenase — MSHHISDIAAYMSEVGQKARTASRRLASASAGEKNAALLAIAVDIDNNRKSLIAENGRDMEAGAAKGLDAALLDRLELTPARIDSMIEGLRQIVALADPIGEIFDMKYRPSGIQVGHMRVPLGVVGIIYESRPNVTADAAALSLKSGNATVLRGGSEAFHSNQAIAASIHRGLEKARLPADAVQVVATTDRAAVGAMITMPEYVDVIIPRGSKSLIERISKEARVPVIKHLDGICHVYIDDRADVGKAFDIAMNSKTQRYGTCNTLETLLIAEGIAEEILPMLATAFIEKEVELRGCKQTCQLIEECKAATDEDWDTEYLAPILSIRIVPGLESAIEHINNHGSQHTDSIVTENYTHARRFLAEVDSSSVMVNASTRFADGFEYGLGAEIGISTDKFHARGPVGLEGLTSVKYIVLGDGHIRE, encoded by the coding sequence ATGTCCCATCACATCTCCGATATCGCAGCCTATATGAGCGAAGTTGGCCAAAAGGCCCGCACGGCTTCCCGCCGATTGGCGTCAGCCAGCGCAGGAGAGAAAAATGCAGCCCTGTTGGCCATTGCCGTGGATATCGACAACAATCGCAAGAGTCTGATAGCAGAAAACGGCAGAGACATGGAAGCAGGCGCAGCCAAAGGACTCGATGCCGCACTGCTGGACCGACTGGAGCTGACGCCTGCCCGCATCGACAGCATGATCGAAGGGCTACGTCAGATAGTCGCCCTGGCAGATCCCATCGGCGAAATTTTCGACATGAAATATCGTCCCTCCGGTATCCAGGTCGGACATATGCGGGTGCCCCTCGGCGTGGTTGGCATCATCTATGAGTCACGGCCCAACGTCACCGCAGATGCTGCTGCTCTCTCCCTGAAATCAGGCAATGCTACGGTGCTGCGAGGCGGTTCCGAGGCATTTCACTCCAATCAGGCGATCGCTGCCAGCATTCATAGAGGGCTGGAGAAAGCCAGACTGCCTGCGGATGCCGTTCAGGTCGTCGCCACGACGGATCGTGCTGCCGTCGGGGCCATGATCACCATGCCCGAGTATGTGGATGTCATTATTCCCCGTGGCAGCAAAAGCCTGATCGAACGTATCTCCAAAGAGGCGCGGGTACCTGTGATCAAACACCTGGACGGCATCTGCCACGTCTACATCGACGACCGGGCAGACGTCGGCAAGGCGTTTGATATTGCGATGAATTCAAAAACCCAGCGCTACGGCACCTGCAATACACTGGAAACACTGCTGATTGCAGAGGGGATCGCTGAAGAGATCCTGCCCATGCTGGCCACCGCTTTTATCGAAAAAGAGGTGGAGCTGAGAGGCTGCAAGCAGACCTGCCAGTTGATTGAAGAGTGCAAAGCCGCCACCGATGAAGATTGGGATACTGAGTATCTGGCTCCTATCCTCTCCATTCGCATTGTGCCGGGGCTGGAGAGTGCCATTGAGCACATCAATAACCACGGCTCCCAGCATACCGACTCGATTGTCACAGAGAACTACACCCATGCCCGGCGCTTCCTGGCCGAGGTTGACTCCAGCTCGGTGATGGTCAACGCATCAACCCGGTTTGCCGACGGCTTTGAGTATGGGCTCGGGGCGGAAATAGGCATCTCCACCGACAAGTTTCACGCCCGTGGACCCGTTGGTCTGGAAGGGCTGACCTCGGTAAAATATATTGTTCTCGGGGACGGACATATCCGGGAATAG
- the nadD gene encoding nicotinate-nucleotide adenylyltransferase → MIGILGGTFDPIHYGHLRTALDVLQALGLEQVRFIPLQNPPHRGEPDLSPQQRLELVQVAVEGTPQFRADDRELIRQGKSYTVDTLLSLRKELGDVPLCLLMGSDAFRGFPSWHKPEQILELAHLVVMQRPGEHHPDNYKTRFTANPDQLRAAPGGSILFQPVTQLAISATAIREMLSQGRSPRYLLPDSVLKIIEKKSLYG, encoded by the coding sequence ATGATAGGCATTCTCGGCGGTACTTTCGATCCAATTCACTACGGCCACCTGCGCACCGCGCTGGATGTACTGCAGGCGCTTGGGTTGGAGCAGGTCCGGTTTATCCCGCTGCAAAACCCGCCCCACCGAGGAGAACCCGACCTCTCTCCACAACAGCGCCTGGAGCTGGTCCAGGTAGCGGTGGAAGGGACACCTCAATTCCGCGCGGATGACAGAGAGTTAATACGCCAGGGAAAATCCTACACCGTCGATACACTTTTATCTCTGCGCAAAGAGTTGGGGGACGTCCCCCTCTGCCTGTTGATGGGAAGCGATGCCTTCCGTGGTTTCCCCTCATGGCACAAACCAGAGCAGATATTGGAGCTGGCTCACCTGGTGGTGATGCAACGCCCCGGAGAACACCACCCCGACAACTACAAAACCCGATTTACGGCAAATCCCGACCAGCTTCGAGCCGCACCGGGCGGATCGATCCTCTTTCAGCCGGTCACCCAGCTGGCAATTTCGGCAACAGCCATCCGGGAAATGCTCAGTCAGGGACGCTCCCCACGCTACCTGTTACCGGATAGTGTTCTCAAAATTATCGAAAAAAAGAGTCTATACGGCTGA
- the rsfS gene encoding ribosome silencing factor → MTVEELRDLALKALDDMKAQDIKVLDVRGKTSITDIMIIASGNSNRHVKSIAETVAFQAKEAGEAALGTEGLTEGEWALVDLNGVVVHVMQSRVRDFYQLERLWEMDIPTTGPDSVESSS, encoded by the coding sequence ATGACGGTAGAAGAACTCCGCGACCTGGCCCTCAAGGCTCTGGACGACATGAAAGCTCAGGATATCAAAGTACTCGATGTAAGAGGCAAAACCAGCATCACTGACATCATGATCATCGCCAGCGGCAACTCGAACCGGCACGTAAAATCCATTGCGGAAACTGTCGCTTTCCAGGCCAAAGAGGCTGGAGAAGCGGCCCTGGGTACAGAAGGACTCACTGAAGGCGAGTGGGCGCTGGTCGATCTTAACGGTGTTGTCGTCCATGTCATGCAATCCAGGGTCCGTGATTTCTATCAGCTGGAACGGCTGTGGGAGATGGATATTCCTACAACCGGGCCAGACTCCGTTGAATCCAGCAGCTAA
- a CDS encoding transposase, with product MNWQKVTIRDFDTQGRSAKDARLIIGAVIIKHKLCLSDREIVLQIQKYPYCQYFVGLSGYQMDVPFAPSLSAEICKRMGPSVFEAFHGAVIDALVKHKDKKSPAIQSRPDEIGKSQQKDDDEPSSVSGSASEEASERQGKLILDATIPPRAIRYPADLSLLREFGEQIIDILHPRTVLKKKPRTYCEKTYKAYLAIVKQGRPAGKVWRWGIKQQLQYLRQNLDHIERWGGILAKSGTPAPLVATSILGDPDG from the coding sequence ATGAATTGGCAGAAAGTTACTATCAGGGACTTCGACACACAGGGTCGTTCGGCAAAAGATGCCCGACTGATCATTGGCGCGGTAATCATTAAACACAAGCTCTGCCTTTCCGACAGAGAGATTGTCCTGCAGATCCAGAAATATCCCTATTGTCAGTATTTCGTAGGGCTATCGGGTTATCAGATGGATGTGCCGTTTGCCCCTTCGTTATCTGCTGAGATTTGCAAGCGGATGGGGCCGTCGGTCTTTGAGGCATTTCATGGTGCTGTCATCGATGCGCTAGTAAAGCATAAAGATAAAAAAAGCCCAGCCATTCAGAGTCGACCAGATGAAATAGGAAAGTCGCAACAAAAAGATGATGATGAACCGTCCTCAGTTTCAGGGAGTGCATCTGAAGAAGCATCGGAACGCCAGGGCAAATTGATTCTGGATGCGACAATCCCTCCACGGGCAATTCGTTATCCTGCCGACCTGAGTCTGTTGAGGGAGTTCGGTGAGCAGATCATCGACATCCTCCATCCCAGGACGGTGTTGAAAAAGAAACCTCGAACCTATTGTGAAAAGACGTATAAAGCTTACCTCGCGATAGTGAAGCAGGGGAGGCCTGCCGGAAAGGTATGGCGTTGGGGGATCAAGCAACAGTTGCAGTACTTGCGCCAGAACCTGGACCACATCGAGCGATGGGGGGGAATACTGGCCAAAAGTGGCACTCCTGCCCCGTTGGTTGCTACATCGATATTGGGCGATCCTGATGGATGA
- a CDS encoding SLC13 family permease gives MAQKEKKIPTKQLIKKRLASIAIFVMMGMLLAYEQPTIEIAWVTAFLLLTIYLFAFEIVDVDVAAMSIMVLLGLTTLLAPIMGLGQGLVDPKHLFDGFSSNAVMSIIAVMIIGAGLDKTGIMTKVAAFILKTGGTSEKRIIPIISSTVAIISSFMQNVGAAALFLPVVSRISARSGLPMSRLLMPMGFCAILGGTVTMVGSSPLILLNDLIQTSNTALPTEQQMEAWGLFSVTPIGLALVATGVIYFVVAGRFVLPTTTKESGTTGSDVMEYFHDLYGIKPSLFEIVVPDDSDLVGKLLGEVESTYSVRAIGVKYSGQESMVGPGSVAYDTEVEGGMVLGFLAAKIHIDTLVDKYDLKKRTELRSFSESLSASKAGIAEVVIPPGSQLIGKSARDVWLRKTYGLSMIAIHRDGETLRSGDHIRSMPFHAGDTLVTHTTWDNLARLENNSNFVVITTEYPREELRPKKVGWAALFFSIALFMVLFTDIRLSIALLTGAVGMILSGVLKIDEAYQAVSWKTVFLLASLIPLGLAVESTGTAKWIADQTLSIVGDMPVWVIQGAVAVLATFFTLVMSNVGATVLLVPLAVNIAIGVGADPAVFALTVAIATSNSFLIPTHQVNALIMGPAGYRVPDFIRAGGVMTILFLVVMMVMMGIFF, from the coding sequence ATGGCCCAAAAAGAGAAGAAAATACCCACAAAACAGCTAATTAAGAAAAGACTAGCATCCATTGCCATCTTCGTCATGATGGGCATGCTTCTCGCTTATGAGCAGCCAACGATAGAAATCGCATGGGTTACTGCCTTCCTGCTGCTGACTATCTACCTTTTCGCCTTTGAGATTGTCGATGTCGATGTGGCAGCGATGAGCATTATGGTTCTGCTGGGCCTGACCACACTATTGGCGCCGATTATGGGGCTGGGACAGGGGCTGGTCGACCCCAAGCACCTGTTCGATGGGTTCTCTAGTAATGCCGTCATGTCCATTATCGCCGTAATGATTATCGGCGCGGGTCTTGATAAGACCGGAATAATGACCAAGGTAGCCGCTTTTATTCTCAAAACCGGCGGAACTTCAGAAAAACGCATCATTCCGATTATCTCGAGTACTGTCGCCATTATCTCCTCGTTCATGCAGAACGTTGGTGCTGCTGCCCTGTTTCTGCCCGTGGTATCACGTATTTCAGCCCGTTCCGGACTACCGATGTCCCGGCTGCTTATGCCCATGGGCTTCTGCGCCATTCTCGGCGGCACCGTGACCATGGTTGGCTCATCACCGCTGATCCTGCTCAATGACCTGATCCAGACGTCAAATACGGCACTGCCTACTGAGCAGCAGATGGAAGCCTGGGGACTCTTTTCAGTGACTCCGATCGGCTTGGCGCTGGTGGCAACCGGCGTCATCTATTTTGTAGTGGCGGGCCGTTTCGTACTGCCCACCACGACGAAAGAGAGTGGTACTACCGGCTCGGATGTCATGGAGTATTTCCATGATCTGTACGGAATCAAACCCAGCCTGTTCGAGATTGTGGTACCGGACGACAGCGATCTGGTGGGAAAACTGCTGGGCGAGGTGGAAAGCACCTATAGTGTCAGGGCGATCGGTGTTAAATACAGTGGTCAGGAGAGCATGGTTGGCCCTGGTTCAGTGGCTTACGATACCGAGGTAGAGGGTGGCATGGTGCTGGGCTTTTTGGCCGCTAAAATCCACATTGATACCCTGGTCGATAAGTACGATCTGAAGAAACGCACCGAACTGCGGAGTTTCTCAGAGTCACTGTCGGCTTCCAAGGCCGGTATTGCAGAAGTGGTTATACCACCAGGTTCTCAGCTTATCGGTAAAAGCGCACGTGATGTCTGGCTGCGCAAGACCTACGGGCTGAGCATGATCGCGATACACCGTGATGGTGAAACACTGCGCAGTGGCGACCACATCAGAAGTATGCCCTTTCATGCCGGTGATACGCTGGTGACGCATACCACCTGGGACAATCTGGCACGGCTGGAGAATAACTCCAATTTTGTCGTGATCACCACGGAGTACCCGCGTGAAGAGCTGCGTCCAAAGAAGGTGGGATGGGCAGCCCTGTTCTTTAGCATTGCACTGTTTATGGTACTGTTTACCGATATTCGTCTGTCGATTGCTCTGCTTACTGGTGCAGTTGGTATGATCCTCTCAGGGGTACTGAAAATTGATGAAGCCTATCAGGCCGTCTCCTGGAAGACCGTATTCCTGCTCGCCAGCCTGATCCCATTAGGCTTGGCCGTGGAGAGTACCGGTACCGCCAAGTGGATTGCCGACCAGACACTGTCGATTGTCGGCGATATGCCGGTGTGGGTGATACAGGGGGCCGTGGCGGTACTTGCCACCTTTTTTACCCTGGTAATGTCCAATGTAGGCGCCACCGTATTGCTGGTTCCACTCGCCGTCAATATCGCCATCGGCGTGGGTGCCGATCCTGCAGTTTTTGCACTTACCGTTGCCATAGCCACCTCCAACTCCTTCCTGATCCCCACTCATCAGGTCAATGCCCTGATCATGGGACCTGCCGGCTACCGGGTACCTGATTTCATCCGGGCTGGTGGCGTCATGACCATACTGTTTCTGGTCGTCATGATGGTAATGATGGGTATCTTCTTCTGA
- a CDS encoding transposase — MQPSFFDHQDRLAPLEQLGDSLPKLERTVDWETFRVLLGSVYKNSDPSKSGHPPYDAVLMFSALVLQHLFNLSDDQTEFQIRDRYSFCRFLGLSPEGKVPDTKTVWVYPERLKERGLVDKLFSELLIQIDAAGFSARKGQIADAVIVPVPRRHNTREENRQIKAGDSPEAARRMLKPTGL, encoded by the coding sequence ATGCAACCAAGTTTTTTTGATCATCAAGACCGACTTGCCCCCCTTGAGCAACTGGGAGACTCGTTGCCAAAGCTGGAAAGGACCGTAGATTGGGAGACTTTTCGGGTATTGTTGGGCTCAGTTTATAAAAACAGTGATCCCAGTAAAAGTGGGCACCCACCTTACGACGCGGTACTGATGTTCAGTGCGTTGGTCCTACAGCATTTGTTCAATCTATCCGATGATCAAACAGAGTTCCAAATACGGGATCGCTATAGCTTTTGTCGTTTTCTTGGGCTGAGCCCGGAGGGTAAGGTCCCCGATACCAAAACGGTTTGGGTGTATCCTGAGCGCCTGAAAGAACGGGGCCTTGTTGATAAACTCTTTTCAGAACTGTTGATCCAAATTGATGCAGCAGGCTTCAGTGCCCGCAAGGGACAGATTGCAGATGCCGTTATCGTTCCAGTACCCAGGCGACACAATACGCGAGAGGAAAATAGGCAGATCAAAGCCGGGGATAGCCCTGAGGCCGCCAGAAGGATGCTGAAGCCCACTGGACTATGA
- a CDS encoding transposase, whose product MKHGKTHYGYKNHISIDRKHKVIRKYAIRSVEIHDSQVFKELLDENNNNGSVWADSAYRSAE is encoded by the coding sequence ATGAAGCATGGCAAAACCCACTATGGGTACAAAAACCACATCAGCATAGATCGGAAGCACAAGGTCATTCGCAAGTACGCCATCAGATCAGTAGAAATTCACGATAGTCAGGTCTTCAAGGAACTGCTGGATGAGAACAACAATAATGGCAGTGTCTGGGCCGATTCTGCTTACCGTAGTGCAGAATGA